A genomic segment from Sulfitobacter mediterraneus encodes:
- the smpB gene encoding SsrA-binding protein SmpB — MSQVKSSSKSDPNYKVIAENRRARYDYAIEDDIECGIILEGSEVKSLRQGGANIAESYAAVEDGELWLVNSYIAPYAQAKTFGHEERRRRKLMVSRKELSNLWNETQRKGMTLVPLVMYFNHRGMAKIKLGIAKGKKNHDKRETAAKRDWSRQKSRLLKDHG, encoded by the coding sequence ATGTCACAGGTCAAATCCTCTTCAAAATCCGATCCGAACTACAAGGTGATCGCTGAAAACCGCCGGGCGCGGTATGATTATGCTATTGAAGACGACATCGAGTGCGGAATCATTCTGGAAGGGTCCGAGGTCAAATCACTGCGCCAAGGCGGAGCCAATATTGCGGAAAGCTATGCCGCGGTTGAGGATGGTGAGTTGTGGCTGGTGAACAGCTATATCGCGCCCTACGCGCAGGCCAAAACCTTTGGTCACGAAGAACGCCGTCGCCGCAAGTTGATGGTGTCGCGCAAGGAATTGTCGAACCTTTGGAACGAAACCCAGCGCAAGGGCATGACCCTTGTGCCACTGGTGATGTATTTCAACCATCGCGGAATGGCAAAAATCAAACTCGGCATCGCCAAGGGCAAGAAAAATCATGACAAGCGCGAAACAGCGGCCAAACGCGATTGGTCGCGGCAGAAATCACGTTTGTTGAAAGACCATGGCTGA
- a CDS encoding SGNH/GDSL hydrolase family protein: MHNIAARSLLVLALFLPSSSLAKDPLRILVMGDSFMTSNGSAGSAVPSLLRRDLQANVQSRAVTGARFVYRLPITGALGMNIAKQYRPGPWDFVVMNGGGNDLWMGCGCTRCRKRLNRLISPDGRKGEIPSAVNTARKSGAKVIYVGYLRSPGLGSPIEHCRKVGDALEARINVMAKQDAGISFVSLADMVPHGDRSFHAADMIHPSPKGSAAATKRIAQAIRNIKK, from the coding sequence ATGCACAATATTGCGGCACGATCCCTTCTAGTTCTTGCGCTTTTCTTGCCCAGCTCCAGCTTGGCCAAAGACCCGCTTCGCATCCTTGTCATGGGCGATTCTTTCATGACTTCAAATGGCTCTGCCGGATCGGCAGTGCCTAGCCTGCTGCGCCGTGACCTGCAGGCCAACGTCCAAAGCCGCGCGGTCACGGGGGCGCGGTTTGTCTACCGCCTGCCGATCACCGGGGCATTGGGCATGAACATCGCCAAGCAATATCGCCCCGGCCCGTGGGATTTTGTCGTGATGAACGGCGGCGGCAACGATCTGTGGATGGGCTGCGGCTGCACACGATGCCGCAAGCGGTTGAACCGGTTGATTTCCCCGGACGGACGCAAAGGTGAAATCCCCAGCGCCGTAAACACTGCCCGCAAAAGCGGCGCCAAGGTCATCTATGTCGGTTACTTGCGCAGCCCCGGCCTTGGCTCTCCCATCGAGCACTGCCGCAAAGTGGGTGACGCATTGGAGGCCCGGATCAACGTGATGGCGAAACAGGACGCTGGCATCAGCTTTGTCTCACTGGCGGACATGGTGCCGCATGGCGATCGCAGTTTTCACGCCGCTGACATGATCCACCCCTCGCCCAAAGGCAGCGCCGCCGCGACCAAGAGGATCGCCCAAGCCATTCGAAACATTAAGAAGTAA
- a CDS encoding sulfotransferase family protein codes for MGFPGTWMTESESVVYRVVPKCACSTIGQIMYYSDHGAFFDGDIHDAQSGLHKWALDASQDPITRNVTAHKSFAFTCVRNPYTRVLSSFFDKICGIQRNGRRYRGNLVPLLIQKYGIEVGGEDGKQEFDQIASFRRFLLFARDTIRWRRPMDPDIHWSAQAGHVSTFIVNGGKYDKIVWTESFNDGMQSVLDSIQTPHSVKLADIPRFNESEGHGPKRAHPVEDYFDDLSMHLVREIYKRDFTLFKYDFDNPGNKMPVGEIDLDEVHAKLGD; via the coding sequence ATGGGGTTTCCCGGAACATGGATGACGGAAAGCGAAAGCGTGGTCTATCGGGTGGTGCCAAAATGTGCCTGCTCAACCATCGGGCAAATCATGTATTACTCTGATCATGGGGCGTTTTTTGACGGCGATATCCATGATGCCCAGTCCGGGTTGCACAAGTGGGCACTGGATGCGTCACAAGATCCGATCACCCGCAACGTGACGGCGCATAAATCCTTTGCCTTTACCTGTGTGCGCAACCCTTACACCCGTGTCCTGTCTTCGTTCTTTGACAAGATTTGCGGCATTCAACGCAACGGGCGGCGGTATCGCGGCAACCTGGTGCCGCTGCTGATCCAGAAATACGGGATTGAGGTAGGCGGCGAGGATGGCAAACAGGAGTTTGACCAGATCGCCAGCTTCCGCCGGTTTTTGTTGTTTGCCCGTGACACGATCCGCTGGCGGCGGCCGATGGACCCTGACATTCACTGGTCTGCGCAGGCAGGGCATGTCAGCACGTTCATTGTGAACGGCGGCAAATATGACAAGATCGTTTGGACCGAAAGCTTCAACGACGGCATGCAGAGCGTTCTGGATTCAATCCAGACCCCGCATTCGGTGAAACTGGCGGATATTCCACGGTTTAACGAAAGCGAAGGGCACGGGCCCAAAAGGGCGCATCCGGTGGAAGACTATTTTGATGATCTTTCGATGCATCTGGTGCGTGAGATCTACAAGCGCGATTTCACCTTGTTCAAATATGATTTTGACAACCCCGGAAACAAAATGCCTGTGGGCGAGATTGATCTTGATGAGGTCCATGCCAAGTTGGGCGATTGA
- a CDS encoding DUF5928 domain-containing protein — MAKIAYILLCHKDPAAIIRQAERLTAAGDYMSIHFDASADADAFREIQAALADNPNVTFAHKRIKCGWGEWSLVQATIYAVQSAVDAFPRATHFYMLSGDCMAIKTAEYTHRFLDDNDADFIESFDYFESDWIKTGWREERLIYRHYVNERTHKKLFYAMFEAQKRFGLKRKIPADLQIQIGSQWWCLRRNTVESVLEFIQKRRDVLRFFRTTWIPDETFFQTLVRHLVPENEIRARTLTFLMFTDYGMPVTFYNDHYDLLLSQDYLFARKISPEAQDLKRRLGLLYAAEGVDFQISNEGRSLFKFLSGRGRVGRRFATRFWETESTLGRERELLIVVCKKWHVAKRVLERIRQVTNVPAIEYLFNEEDTPLPDLGGIQNTLEKRTRHRRALMRMLFDYFETDRLIVCMDPSNLDLLNDFASDRSVTRILEIECQFSDDYLIGHAMRVGLAGDQTSKDTLARLLPTIRNDMLHERDQLNDAEFENHCRMRETAGADENAQELGHFLNIPTDKAAEVAQTDHLFAD; from the coding sequence ATGGCAAAAATCGCCTACATCTTGCTGTGTCACAAAGACCCGGCTGCCATCATTCGGCAGGCCGAGCGGTTGACGGCAGCCGGTGATTATATGTCAATCCACTTTGACGCCTCTGCAGATGCCGATGCTTTTCGCGAGATCCAGGCGGCCCTCGCCGACAATCCCAACGTCACCTTTGCACACAAACGGATCAAATGTGGCTGGGGTGAATGGTCCCTGGTCCAGGCAACGATCTATGCCGTTCAATCCGCGGTCGATGCCTTCCCCAGAGCCACGCACTTCTACATGCTCTCGGGCGATTGCATGGCCATCAAGACCGCCGAATACACCCACAGGTTTCTTGACGACAACGATGCCGATTTCATCGAGAGCTTTGATTATTTCGAAAGCGATTGGATCAAGACCGGTTGGCGTGAGGAACGTCTGATCTACCGCCACTACGTCAACGAACGGACCCACAAAAAACTGTTCTACGCGATGTTCGAGGCCCAAAAACGCTTTGGTCTCAAACGGAAAATTCCGGCAGATCTGCAAATCCAGATTGGCAGCCAATGGTGGTGCCTACGCCGAAACACCGTTGAATCGGTACTGGAATTCATCCAGAAACGCCGCGATGTACTACGGTTTTTTCGCACCACATGGATCCCGGATGAAACCTTTTTTCAGACCCTCGTCCGGCATCTGGTGCCGGAGAACGAGATTCGCGCCCGCACTCTGACCTTCCTGATGTTCACCGACTACGGGATGCCGGTCACTTTCTACAATGATCACTACGATCTTCTGCTCAGCCAGGATTACCTCTTTGCCCGCAAAATCAGCCCCGAAGCGCAGGATCTCAAACGCAGGCTCGGCCTGCTCTATGCGGCAGAAGGTGTGGATTTCCAGATTAGCAACGAAGGCCGCAGCCTGTTCAAATTTCTCAGTGGCCGTGGCCGCGTTGGTCGCCGTTTTGCGACCCGTTTCTGGGAAACCGAAAGCACGCTTGGCCGTGAACGCGAACTGCTGATCGTGGTGTGCAAAAAGTGGCACGTGGCCAAACGGGTGCTTGAACGCATCCGGCAAGTGACCAATGTTCCCGCCATTGAATACCTCTTTAACGAAGAAGACACACCGCTGCCCGATCTTGGCGGCATTCAAAATACGCTGGAAAAACGCACGCGCCACCGCCGCGCGCTGATGCGCATGCTGTTTGACTATTTCGAAACCGACCGCCTGATCGTTTGCATGGACCCCAGCAATCTGGACCTACTGAATGACTTTGCCTCGGACCGGTCCGTCACCCGCATCCTGGAAATCGAATGCCAGTTCTCGGACGATTACCTGATTGGCCATGCCATGCGGGTCGGCCTTGCAGGCGATCAAACCTCCAAAGACACGCTGGCCCGGCTGCTGCCCACCATCCGCAATGACATGTTGCACGAACGTGATCAGCTCAACGATGCCGAGTTTGAGAACCACTGCCGGATGCGCGAAACCGCCGGCGCGGACGAAAATGCGCAGGAACTTGGCCATTTCCTGAACATCCCCACGGACAAAGCCGCCGAGGTGGCACAAACTGACCACCTCTTTGCCGACTGA
- a CDS encoding DUF1523 family protein: protein MAIIKWVFWITFWVLVGCFFHYTLPQVDIVRVTDTYEKRIDFGENSIFWAQADVGSDGTAVNRDVFFIQTRRAKGDVMVYRNEDTGWGWPPYFKFDTSNLQAEAADAKSTGEAAKYVAIKHYGWRNEFLSIFPNAISIRAVDGPDAAKGIPWLNIFILVVFFAIAYAIWVRWRRFRMARIDPTLEAIEDDLVEKRGRFSRWIGTWRAKDKS from the coding sequence ATGGCGATTATCAAATGGGTTTTCTGGATCACCTTCTGGGTGCTGGTGGGGTGTTTCTTTCACTACACTTTGCCGCAGGTCGATATCGTGCGGGTGACAGACACCTATGAAAAGCGGATCGATTTTGGCGAGAACTCGATCTTTTGGGCGCAGGCGGATGTGGGCAGCGATGGCACGGCGGTGAACCGCGATGTGTTCTTTATCCAGACGCGGCGGGCCAAAGGCGATGTCATGGTTTACCGCAATGAGGACACGGGCTGGGGCTGGCCGCCCTATTTCAAATTCGACACCTCCAATCTGCAGGCTGAGGCGGCCGATGCCAAATCCACAGGCGAGGCGGCAAAATATGTTGCGATCAAACATTATGGCTGGCGTAATGAATTCCTGTCGATCTTTCCCAATGCCATTTCGATCCGGGCGGTGGACGGACCGGATGCGGCGAAAGGTATTCCATGGTTGAACATCTTTATTCTCGTGGTGTTCTTTGCCATCGCCTATGCCATCTGGGTGCGCTGGCGACGGTTCCGCATGGCGCGGATCGACCCGACATTGGAAGCCATCGAGGACGATCTGGTCGAAAAGCGGGGGCGTTTCAGCCGCTGGATCGGCACATGGCGTGCCAAAGACAAGAGTTAA
- a CDS encoding DUF6638 family protein, translating into MHRLIRHGLMFGNLFHVDSPALVERYNRALEHLTGKRTELSDFHIDISGYSPEVGDELEDHLYLNHAGVNRQFILLSMEQRRCPLLNTKFSTSREILQQFMDANEAQLFALTARDAVTGELVNSVYDVSTPARLFDIRRVEIEADTTGGTLRDAEKLGGLVDRFKSEPDGWFDDVLIAEMITLAGKTGDVIRNPVKLKQMGFDQRNFWTAHFGGLYLFQDLDHPALIAPAGKDGLEDLPIKYVFDGGNRNQIAKFFEYNDLVEPIVKARGVDAAAILRQKMDFILVDAVADLGVDLSGANRADMRRLARHHGDKLPPEFHALGALVRWAENGGAWPRITSDHPAYFYTLRASDTKDAALVNMLLAELAPKDARQMFICHKELFYRTYAGWAETKKAYVADFLVAEYQVDKAGARAALFGHDAPMEEPRRARPDPVSEMIARVGPWGAVRRR; encoded by the coding sequence ATGCATCGCTTGATCAGACACGGCCTCATGTTCGGCAATCTGTTCCATGTGGACAGCCCTGCCTTGGTGGAGCGTTACAATCGGGCGCTTGAGCACCTCACGGGCAAGCGCACGGAACTGAGCGACTTTCACATCGACATCTCCGGCTATTCCCCAGAGGTCGGCGATGAGCTGGAGGATCATCTCTATCTCAACCATGCGGGGGTGAACCGGCAGTTTATCCTGCTGAGCATGGAGCAACGCAGATGTCCTTTGTTGAACACCAAATTCTCCACCTCGCGGGAGATCCTGCAGCAGTTCATGGATGCCAATGAGGCGCAGCTCTTTGCCCTGACTGCGCGGGATGCGGTGACGGGGGAGTTGGTGAATTCGGTTTATGACGTCAGCACCCCGGCGCGGCTGTTTGATATTCGCCGGGTCGAGATTGAGGCGGATACCACGGGCGGCACCTTGCGGGATGCGGAGAAGCTGGGCGGTTTGGTGGACCGGTTCAAGAGCGAGCCGGATGGTTGGTTTGATGACGTGCTGATTGCCGAGATGATCACGCTGGCAGGCAAGACCGGGGACGTGATCCGCAATCCGGTCAAGCTCAAGCAGATGGGATTTGATCAGCGCAATTTCTGGACCGCGCATTTTGGCGGGCTGTATCTGTTTCAGGATCTTGATCATCCGGCGCTGATTGCCCCTGCGGGCAAGGATGGGCTGGAAGATCTGCCGATAAAATACGTGTTTGATGGGGGCAACCGAAACCAGATCGCTAAGTTTTTTGAATACAACGATCTGGTGGAGCCGATTGTGAAGGCGCGGGGCGTGGATGCGGCGGCGATCCTGCGGCAGAAGATGGATTTCATTCTGGTGGATGCGGTGGCTGATCTGGGCGTGGATCTTTCTGGGGCCAATCGGGCGGATATGCGCAGGCTGGCGCGGCATCACGGGGACAAACTGCCGCCGGAGTTTCATGCGCTGGGCGCTTTGGTGCGCTGGGCCGAGAATGGCGGGGCATGGCCTCGGATCACTTCGGATCATCCGGCCTATTTCTATACGCTTCGGGCGTCGGACACCAAGGATGCGGCACTGGTGAATATGCTCTTGGCGGAACTGGCACCCAAGGATGCACGGCAGATGTTCATTTGCCACAAGGAACTGTTCTATCGCACCTATGCAGGCTGGGCCGAGACCAAGAAGGCCTATGTTGCCGATTTTCTTGTGGCCGAGTATCAGGTGGACAAAGCCGGTGCGCGGGCCGCGCTTTTCGGGCATGATGCGCCGATGGAAGAGCCGCGCAGGGCCAGGCCCGATCCGGTGTCAGAGATGATCGCGCGGGTTGGCCCCTGGGGCGCGGTAAGGAGGCGATAA
- a CDS encoding restriction endonuclease has translation MSSRKFRIEAEGFPEMPGMMLATVEALREVGGSATIHELDEKVAELENVTEEEQSYMMVGKNSAQPRLNYYLAWARTYLRRGEAVENSSRGVWALTEIGAKISTIGDCKIIYDQVIEEEKEKAKLRRQAKAQAQSANTSKDDGIFDTGESEEEADAQLNWDDRLLSVLRKLDPSAFERLAQRLLREAGFTKVEVRGKSGDGGIDGVGVLRVNLVSFQVYFQCKRYTGGVSAHEIRDFRGAMQGRADKGLFITTGHYTAQANEEATRDGATAIDLIDGYRLCELLKVNGLGVTTEMVERVHINSKWFEGI, from the coding sequence GTGAGTAGTCGTAAGTTCAGAATTGAAGCCGAGGGTTTCCCTGAGATGCCAGGAATGATGCTGGCCACTGTTGAGGCACTCAGGGAAGTCGGTGGATCTGCCACCATTCATGAACTCGATGAAAAAGTAGCCGAACTCGAAAATGTTACTGAGGAGGAACAGTCGTACATGATGGTGGGGAAAAACAGCGCCCAACCACGATTGAACTACTATCTAGCATGGGCCCGGACTTATTTGCGTCGTGGTGAAGCTGTCGAGAACTCTAGTAGGGGTGTCTGGGCTCTTACTGAGATTGGAGCAAAGATTTCGACCATCGGGGACTGCAAAATAATTTATGATCAAGTTATTGAAGAAGAAAAAGAGAAAGCAAAGCTACGACGTCAAGCCAAGGCTCAAGCGCAAAGTGCAAATACGTCAAAGGATGACGGAATCTTTGATACCGGCGAGTCGGAAGAAGAAGCTGACGCACAACTCAACTGGGATGATCGACTGCTTTCAGTTTTGCGAAAGTTAGATCCTTCGGCATTTGAGAGACTAGCCCAAAGGCTTCTCCGGGAAGCTGGTTTCACAAAAGTAGAGGTCCGAGGAAAATCGGGTGACGGAGGGATCGATGGCGTTGGCGTACTTCGCGTAAACCTTGTTTCTTTCCAAGTCTATTTCCAATGTAAACGCTATACTGGAGGGGTATCAGCCCATGAAATTCGGGATTTCCGTGGCGCAATGCAAGGTCGGGCAGACAAGGGATTGTTTATTACAACAGGACACTACACGGCTCAAGCTAATGAAGAGGCAACAAGGGATGGCGCCACCGCTATCGACTTGATTGATGGATATCGTCTTTGCGAACTACTCAAAGTGAATGGGCTTGGCGTAACGACAGAAATGGTTGAGCGTGTTCATATTAACAGTAAGTGGTTCGAGGGAATTTAA
- a CDS encoding AAA family ATPase, with the protein MSQISDAMELREEDIHKHVPMAQAMLDGFDHAPRIGKATGDDSVAEQSSGLGTRRRFRTTTPGLVTRRRVPTGAVQLIARIEGADEGDTLISPMQATVLHVLRRAIAIALAVAENVAEQSGLGDLKRANLEGSLPAARKSEFSELLSAEALVTLYVLGNATAYLMSSHLTETTVEVGEVDEVLTDNGQVALHGALWELDQDIAAHAQDDARLVATVAAFAESLMEKVALRAQTAPRLEGFKSAAWRVEADDFTVRGFSPASKAKSTTLTMTFKKPNEVVGNHIAKYQAMKLAKMLMAYDFDRRLNPFAELGGFIFTFMGDGAPGTGKTTLIQMMAGLISEYCSNAGYPFRYQNLSTDNIDSYQGKSGQNAKAFINNIIDPSVIGFGTIDDIDQLAGKRGDRQSSAGQLEITAVLMESFAGANTVVRGNCTFGMFSNYPENVDDALRQRAGARFLVDGPQTREDYVDILYLLMGKNHDIPLGDHNVFEAQEIKKAVAASFESHSRPHEDGLLKVYEAVMGEIGELDTINKLGTYLKGIQEADPRFTGRAIKNITDAVKVRAMDFELPDEWMEEPDLFLFKDYETKKAMINEMRQPITVEMVVQEINRYADSEFRYADKSDEVAIENAVREMGRMEEAKRRYLSGGEG; encoded by the coding sequence ATGAGCCAGATTTCAGATGCGATGGAACTCCGTGAGGAGGATATTCACAAACATGTGCCGATGGCGCAGGCGATGTTGGACGGGTTTGATCACGCGCCGCGGATTGGCAAGGCCACCGGCGATGACAGCGTGGCAGAGCAATCATCGGGCCTTGGCACGCGGCGGCGGTTTCGCACCACCACACCGGGGCTAGTGACACGGCGCAGGGTGCCGACCGGGGCAGTGCAATTGATTGCGCGGATTGAAGGCGCGGATGAAGGCGATACGTTGATCAGCCCGATGCAGGCGACGGTGCTGCATGTGTTACGCCGCGCGATAGCGATTGCCTTGGCGGTGGCGGAAAACGTGGCGGAGCAATCGGGGCTGGGCGATCTCAAACGCGCCAATCTGGAGGGCTCATTGCCGGCGGCCCGCAAGAGCGAGTTCAGCGAGCTTCTGTCGGCGGAGGCCCTGGTGACGCTCTATGTGTTGGGCAATGCCACGGCCTATCTGATGTCGTCGCATCTGACTGAGACCACTGTGGAGGTGGGCGAGGTCGATGAGGTCTTGACCGACAACGGACAGGTCGCACTGCACGGCGCATTGTGGGAGTTGGATCAGGACATCGCCGCCCATGCGCAGGATGATGCGCGGCTGGTGGCGACGGTGGCGGCCTTTGCCGAGAGCCTGATGGAAAAGGTTGCCCTGCGTGCCCAGACCGCGCCGCGCCTGGAAGGATTCAAATCTGCCGCCTGGCGGGTTGAGGCGGATGATTTCACCGTGCGTGGGTTCAGCCCGGCCTCCAAGGCGAAATCAACCACGCTGACCATGACCTTCAAAAAGCCCAATGAGGTGGTCGGCAACCACATCGCCAAATACCAAGCGATGAAGCTGGCCAAGATGTTGATGGCTTATGATTTTGACCGGCGACTGAACCCCTTTGCCGAATTGGGCGGTTTTATCTTTACCTTTATGGGGGATGGCGCACCCGGGACGGGGAAAACCACGCTGATCCAGATGATGGCGGGGTTGATTTCGGAGTATTGCAGCAATGCCGGATATCCGTTTCGGTATCAGAACCTGAGCACCGATAATATCGACAGTTATCAGGGTAAATCGGGGCAGAACGCCAAGGCGTTTATCAACAATATCATTGATCCCTCGGTTATTGGCTTTGGCACGATTGATGATATTGACCAGCTGGCGGGCAAACGCGGTGACAGGCAGTCCTCAGCGGGCCAGCTTGAGATCACGGCGGTTCTGATGGAGAGCTTTGCCGGGGCCAATACCGTTGTGCGGGGGAACTGCACCTTTGGGATGTTCTCGAACTATCCCGAAAACGTCGATGATGCCTTGCGCCAGCGTGCCGGGGCGCGTTTCTTGGTCGATGGGCCGCAAACGCGGGAGGATTACGTTGATATCCTCTATCTGTTGATGGGTAAGAACCATGACATCCCCTTGGGCGATCACAATGTGTTCGAGGCGCAGGAGATCAAAAAGGCGGTGGCGGCGTCCTTTGAAAGCCACTCGCGGCCCCATGAGGACGGGCTGCTGAAGGTCTATGAGGCGGTGATGGGCGAGATTGGGGAGCTGGACACGATCAACAAGCTGGGCACCTATCTCAAGGGTATTCAGGAGGCTGATCCGCGGTTCACCGGGCGGGCGATCAAGAACATCACCGACGCGGTGAAGGTGCGCGCGATGGATTTTGAACTGCCCGATGAATGGATGGAGGAGCCCGATCTGTTCCTGTTCAAGGATTACGAGACCAAGAAGGCGATGATCAACGAGATGCGCCAGCCGATCACGGTGGAGATGGTGGTGCAGGAGATCAACCGCTATGCCGACAGCGAATTCCGCTATGCAGATAAGTCCGATGAGGTGGCGATTGAAAACGCCGTGCGCGAGATGGGCCGGATGGAAGAGGCCAAACGGCGGTATTTGTCTGGGGGTGAGGGGTGA
- a CDS encoding MFS transporter codes for MARNVALYPWFKFFQNLVFWQAIWFLFFQKELSGAEAIMLYAIYDVGTTAMEVPSGYMSDRLGRRRTLIASGIAASAGAALIAFGDGFATFACAQILLGAGAAFASGTDNAFLYESLAADGREAETEAQETRSWQFSLIGLALSAFTGGVMAQWGYWLAFAAGAVAQMACFIVAVRFCEPPHEMNRTETAGPVFQARLFRSAMGVPVLVWLFTLSVLMYGLSHIPFVFGQPFIAEALRNIGLHGDAPMVSGGVSAIMMLVSAIATLFALRLRRRFGLAVLLMLAFGIQVGLIATLAVTNSIFAIAVLFLRMVPNSLSRPFIIARMQPLLSDAGRATFLSVQSFAGRLLFAGSLLLASVQVSDRTAMAYDDIRLTLGWYALVGILCLMVLLLTLRWAGVQQERQTD; via the coding sequence ATGGCGCGCAACGTTGCGTTGTACCCATGGTTCAAGTTCTTTCAGAACCTCGTGTTCTGGCAGGCGATCTGGTTCTTGTTCTTTCAAAAGGAGTTGTCGGGCGCCGAGGCGATCATGCTTTATGCCATCTATGATGTTGGCACGACCGCGATGGAGGTTCCTTCAGGCTATATGTCTGATCGATTGGGCCGGAGGCGGACGCTGATTGCGTCAGGTATTGCGGCCAGTGCCGGTGCGGCGTTGATCGCCTTTGGCGATGGCTTTGCGACCTTTGCCTGCGCGCAGATTTTGTTGGGGGCCGGTGCGGCTTTTGCATCGGGAACCGACAATGCGTTTTTGTATGAATCGCTCGCAGCAGATGGCCGGGAAGCAGAAACCGAGGCGCAGGAAACCCGCAGTTGGCAGTTTTCGTTGATCGGGCTTGCCCTGTCTGCGTTCACGGGCGGGGTGATGGCGCAATGGGGCTATTGGCTGGCCTTCGCTGCGGGTGCAGTGGCTCAGATGGCTTGTTTTATCGTGGCAGTGCGGTTTTGTGAGCCGCCGCATGAGATGAACCGGACCGAGACCGCCGGTCCGGTGTTCCAGGCGCGGCTGTTTCGTTCTGCCATGGGTGTGCCGGTTTTGGTCTGGCTGTTTACGCTATCGGTGTTGATGTATGGACTTAGTCATATTCCCTTTGTTTTTGGCCAACCTTTCATCGCCGAAGCCCTGCGCAATATAGGACTACACGGCGACGCGCCGATGGTCAGTGGTGGTGTTTCCGCGATTATGATGTTGGTGTCCGCTATCGCCACTCTGTTTGCGCTGCGGCTGCGCAGGCGGTTTGGTCTGGCGGTGCTATTGATGCTGGCCTTTGGGATTCAGGTGGGGTTGATTGCGACATTGGCCGTGACCAACAGTATCTTTGCCATCGCGGTATTGTTCTTGCGTATGGTGCCCAATTCCCTGTCGCGGCCCTTTATCATCGCGCGTATGCAACCTTTGCTGAGCGACGCAGGGCGCGCCACGTTCCTGTCTGTGCAGAGTTTCGCAGGCAGGCTGCTGTTTGCGGGCAGTTTGCTGCTCGCGTCGGTGCAGGTTTCGGATCGAACGGCTATGGCTTATGATGATATCCGCCTGACCTTGGGCTGGTACGCGTTGGTAGGCATTTTGTGCCTGATGGTGCTGTTGCTGACCCTAAGGTGGGCCGGTGTGCAGCAGGAGAGGCAGACAGATTGA
- a CDS encoding alpha/beta hydrolase, which translates to MKLDDAYANGAYIDGADEYPPRWAAAAAAFRAELGARAQVDVSYGGSDREAYDFFQPEGVSRGTLIFVHGGYWKAFDKSSWSHLAAGALARGWAVAMPSYILCPQVRISEITAQIAAAVRHIANRTFGPIALAGHSAGGHLVARMMDPLVLPGDVRSRIKTVVPISPVADLMPLLQTSMNVDLRLDEAEAMAESPVNMIPPHGVAVTVWVGAEERPVFLEQAEALSRSWGARQVVDAGKHHFDVIDALADPEHELTNILVSW; encoded by the coding sequence ATGAAGCTTGATGATGCCTATGCCAATGGTGCCTACATTGATGGCGCTGACGAATATCCGCCGCGCTGGGCTGCGGCTGCGGCTGCTTTTCGCGCCGAACTTGGCGCGCGGGCGCAGGTTGATGTTTCCTATGGCGGATCGGATCGGGAGGCTTATGATTTTTTCCAGCCCGAGGGCGTGTCGCGCGGCACGCTGATCTTTGTGCATGGCGGCTATTGGAAGGCATTTGACAAGAGTTCGTGGTCCCATTTGGCCGCCGGGGCGTTGGCGCGGGGCTGGGCGGTTGCCATGCCCAGCTATATATTATGTCCGCAGGTGCGGATCAGTGAAATCACGGCCCAGATTGCCGCGGCAGTGCGCCATATTGCCAACCGGACTTTTGGGCCAATTGCCTTGGCGGGCCATTCTGCCGGCGGGCATCTCGTGGCGCGGATGATGGATCCGCTGGTGTTGCCGGGCGATGTGCGGAGCCGGATCAAGACGGTTGTGCCGATCTCGCCCGTGGCGGATCTGATGCCTTTGTTGCAAACCTCGATGAACGTTGATCTACGGCTGGATGAGGCAGAGGCCATGGCCGAAAGCCCGGTCAATATGATCCCGCCGCATGGGGTTGCCGTGACGGTTTGGGTTGGCGCGGAAGAGCGCCCCGTGTTCCTTGAGCAAGCCGAAGCCCTGTCACGGTCTTGGGGTGCACGGCAGGTGGTGGATGCGGGCAAGCACCATTTTGATGTGATCGATGCGCTGGCAGATCCTGAGCATGAGTTGACCAATATTTTGGTCAGCTGGTGA